The genomic window GAACTTGGTTGTTCTTTGCTACTGGAAATACTTCTTATCTTGGATATGCTACTAGTAATTTTAGTGCAGCAGAGGGAGAAGAAACAGCGTCAGAGCTAGGTGTTTTCTATTGGAACAACAAGCTTACTGCTAATGCGGTAATTTTGATCAGACTTTCCATGAGGTGTGCTACTTGTGTACTTCACTTTTTGTTGCTATAATAACTTTCATGTAATGTTGGCAGGTCTTGCTGACAAGACTTCGATACTTTCATGACCTTGGCTATCCCTACGAAGTTGGTTTAGGATCTTCTTCGAATAAGATTGATCTGCTCATTTGTTCTTATCTTTCTCGCGAAATCTACAGCAGAACACCAGGTGAAGTCATGATCAAACACAGTTTCTAAAATATATGTGCTTTTCGGTGGATAGATGTGCAAATGCATAGCACAAATGCATAGCAACCTAGCCATCTCATAGTTCATGATATCCCAAACCTTTTCTTGATATAGGTGGGTTGATACTCCTGAGGCCAGATCATGGTGAACCACTCCAGTTTGCTGCGACAGCATCTTTCCTCGGAAAATTATACAGTGACTACCTTGAACTTCTACGTAGATCAGGTGTAAGTTGCAGCAGTAAGTTTTACTCTGTGGAGATGTTGCGAGAATTCTCCA from Populus trichocarpa isolate Nisqually-1 chromosome 5, P.trichocarpa_v4.1, whole genome shotgun sequence includes these protein-coding regions:
- the LOC18099617 gene encoding endoglucanase 9, with amino-acid sequence MNYTRPVSVCNETASDLAGEIMAALSAASIVFKDDTGYSIKLIQSAEKLFEVATKNDTGHHQGTYTAVEDCGGEARMYYDSSGYQDELIWGGTWLFFATGNTSYLGYATSNFSAAEGEETASELGVFYWNNKLTANAVLLTRLRYFHDLGYPYEVGLGSSSNKIDLLICSYLSREIYSRTPGGLILLRPDHGEPLQFAATASFLGKLYSDYLELLRRSGVSCSSKFYSVEMLREFSISQASIYSASVEFCKIRPFKFSLILIFSG